The sequence GTACATGACCGACATGAACTGGGGATTGATGATGGCGGCGACGGTCATTGACAAGGGCACCTGGGCAAGGATTCCGGCCGATCTCAAGCCGGCGCTGCTGCAGGCTGCGCGCGACTCGGGAGCGAAGCTCCAGGCCGAGATTCGCCGGAGCGGTGAGAGGGACGTCGAGGCCATGAAGAACTCGCCCTCGAAGCTGGTCGTCGTGCCCGTGGACGCGAAAACGAAGGAGCTCTGGCGCAAACTGGCTGAGAGCACCTATCCGCGCATTCGGGGAGACTTGTTGTCAGCCGACGCGTTTGACGAAGCTATCAGGTATCGCGACGAGTACCGGAAGGCGCATCCGGCTCAACCGGTCAAGAAGTAGCTATGCTGACCGCCTTCTTCAAGCGGACCGAACAGGGCGTCCTGGTGTCGGCGCTCGGCCTGGCCTGCGTCCTCCCGCTCATCGACATTGTCGGCCGGTTGTTCGGCGGCGGGTTGCATATTCCCGGCAAGGACGCCTACGTCTCTCACCTCACGCTGTGGCTCGCCTTTGTGGGCGGCCTTGCCGCCACGACCCAGGCCAAGCACCTGACGCTCTCGACGTCGGAGTTCTTCGGAGAGGGGCTGGCGCGCAACCTGTCGCGGTTGTTTGCCTTCTCGGTGGCGGCCGCTGTCGTGGGCATTCTCGCCTTCTCCAGCTGGGACGTCGTGATGGCCACGCGCGGCGCCGAAGACAAGGTCCTGCCGATTGGTCTGCCCGAGTGGATCAGCCTGCTGGTGATGCCGACCGCGCTCGCGCTGGCCGCGCTGGTGTTCGCCTGGAAGGCGTCCGACCAGTGGTGGGGCCGGGCGGTGGCGTTTACCACCATCCCGGCTGCCTTCGCCATCGGCCTTCTGCCGCCGGCGGCGGCCACCTATGTCTGGCCGCTGGTGTTCGTGGTGTTGCTCGCGACGCTGCTCGGAGCGCCCGTGTTCGTGGCGATGGGCGGGATCGCGCTGGTGCTCTTCTTCCGGGAAGGCGTGCCGGTGTCGCTGGTGTCGTCCAAGGTCTACCAGCTCATTTCGTCGCCGACGCTTCCCGCCATCCCGCTGTTGACGGCCGCCGGATACGTCCTGGCCGAAAGCACGGCCGCCGAACGGCTCGTCCGCTTCTTCCGCGCCATCTTCGGGTGGATGCCGGGCGGGATTGCGGTGATGGTGGCGGCTGTCTGCGCGCTGTTCACGACGTTTACCGGCGGCTCCGGCGTCACGATCATCGCGCTCGGGGGCCTGGTCTACCCGATCCTGCGCAAGGACGGCTATTCCGAGGGCTTCTCACTCGGCCTGGTGACGGCATCCGGCTCGCTCGGCCTGCTGTTTCCGCCGAGCCTCCCTGTGATCCTCTACAGCGTCGTCGCGAGCACCCGTGACCAACCCGTGCCGGCCGACCAGCTTTACCTCGCGGGCCTGCTGCCGGGGCTCCTGCTCGTCGTGATCACTGCGGCGTACGGGATCGTCATCGGGCGCCGAGTCGAGCGCGTGAAACAGCCGTTTTCGCTGCGCGAGGTGGCGGCGGCCAGCTGGGGCGCGAAATGGGAGCTGATGCTGCCAGTGGTGATCGTTGCGCTCTTCGTGACCGGTTTCGCGACGATGCTCGAGGCGGCTGCGGCGGCGCTCGCCTACGCGATCATCGTCGAGTGCTTCATCACGCGCGACATTCACATCTTCAAGGCGCTGCCTGAGGTGCTGCTGAAGGCGGCCGCGCTGATGGGGGCCGTGCTGATCCTGCTCAGCGTCGCGATGGGGCTCACCGGCTACCTGGTCGATGCCCAGATTCCCGACCTGCTGCTCGATTGGGTCAAGACGAACATCCACTCGCAGGTCATGTTCCTGCTGGCGCTCAACGTGCTGCTGCTGGTGCTTGGCAGCGTGCTCGAGATCTACTCGGCGATCATCATCCTGGCGCCGATCATCGCGCCGATGGGCGCGGCGTTTGGCGTCGACCCGCTGCACCTGGGCGTCATCTTCCTTGCCAACCTGGAACTGGGGTTCCTGTTCCCGCCGGTTGGCCTCAACCTGTTCCTTGCGTCATCCCGGTTCAACAAACCGCTGACCAGCCTGTATCGGCACGTGGTACCGTTCCTGATCATTACCGGCATCGGCGTGCTGCTGATCACCTACACCGATTCGATGTCGCTCGGCGTGCTCAGACTGCTTGGCAAACGGTAGGGAATCACTATGCGATCCAGACACTTTCTCGCGCTCGCACTCGCGTCTGCGGTGCTCGTTGTCTCCGGCGTCGTGTCGGTCGCCCAGAAGGGACCTGCCGCACCAGAGTGGCCGGGATCGCTCGGCAAGGGCGTGACGCTGCTCCCGAACGGCTGGAAGATCGCGCCGGCGGGGAAGCACATGGCGGTCGGCGACCTTCCGCTCGCCATGGTGGAGTCGCCGGACGGCAACTACCTGGTCGTCACCAACAACGGGTACGCCAAGCCTACGCTGACGGTGGTGGATCTCAAGCGCGCCTACGTGAGTTCGAGGACGACGCTGGAGCATGCCTGGCTCGGGCTCGCCTGGCATCCCGACAAGCGGCGCGTCTTTTCGTCGGCCGCAGGACAGACGGCGGTCACCGAACTGTACTGGACGCCTGGGAAGCTGGCGCCCGGCTCGCTGTTCGCACTCGGGCGCGACACGCAGCGCCCGCAGCCGGGCATCAACCGGCCCGAGCCGGTGGAACAGAGTTTCGTGGGCGGCATTGCGATCGCCCCTGATGGCCGCACGCTCTACGCGGTGCACGTGCTCGGCGAAGCGCTGACGATGCTCGATCTGAAAGCCGGGCTGGTCCGGCGGACCGTGGACGTCGGCGCCGAACCCTACACGTGTGTCGTATCGGCTGATGGCAAGTTCGTGTACGTGTCGGTTTGGGGCGGCGCGAAGATTCTGGTCTTTGACGCGGCCACGCTCGACCCGCGCGGCGAGATTCGTGTGGGTGAGCATCCCAACGCGATGGTGTTCTCGAAGGACGGCCAGCGGTTGTTCGTCGCGTGTGCCAACACAAACGCGGTCTGGGTGATCGACGTCGCGTCGAAGAGCGTCAAGGAGCAGGTATCGGTGGCCCTGTTCCCGGATGCCCCTCCGGGAGCGACGCCCAACGGCCTTGGCCTGTCGCCCGACGGCAATCGCCTGCTCGTGGCCAACGCCGACAACAACGCCGTCGCCGTCATCAACACGAGCGATCCCCAGCGCAGCGCGGTGGAGGGATTCATCCCGACGGGCTGGTATCCGACCGCCGCGATGTTCAGTCAGGACGGCGCCCGAATCTACATCCTGAGCGGGAAGGGTCTCGCCTCGCTCGCCAATCCGCGCGGAAGCCATCCGGGCGTGCCTGGCTTTGGCGATGGACAGTACAGCGGCGCCATGCTGCAGGGTTCGTTGTCGATCGTGCCGGTTCCAGATCAGGCCACGCTTCAGGCCATGACGAAGAGCGTCTACAGCCTGACGCCGTTCACGAGTGCCTCGATCCTGGCGCCCGCGTCGGCTCCGGTGGCGTCACCGATTCCGAAGAAGGTCGGGGACGTCTCCCCCATCAAGCATGTCTTCTACATCATCCGGGAGAACCGCACCTACGACCAGATTCTCGGAGATCTCGAACGCGGCAACGGCGACCCGAACCTGGCGCTCTTCGGCGAAGACGTCACGCCCAACGCCCACGCCCTGGCGCGCGAGTTCGTCGTCCTCGATAACTTCTACGTGGATGCACAGGTCAGCTACGACGGGCATGCGTTCTCGACCGGCGCCTACGCGACCGACTTCGTCAACAAGATCTGGCCCACCAACTATGGCGGGCGGGGTGCGAGGTACCTGAGCGAAGGCGGCGGCAAGATGCGTAACGCCTTTGGCAACGTCACGGCACCGCTGAACGGCTACATCTGGGATGCGGTCACGCGGAAGGGACTGAGCGTTCGAAGTTACGGAGAATTCGTCGAGCGCGGCGCCGAACCGGAACAGGAGAAGGACACCGGAATAGGCGAGGTCAAGGCCACCGTGCCCGGACTCAAGGGGCTGGTGCATCCGAACTACCCGCCCTACGACCTGACGATCCCGGACAGCAAGCGTGCGGATATCTGGCTCGAGGAATTCACGCGGTTCGACAAGAGCGGCACGCTGGCCAGCCTCACGATCATTCGTCTGCCCAACGACCACACCGCCGGCACCCGTGCGGGCTACCCGACGCCCCGAGCAATGGTCGCGGAAAACGACGTGGCCCTGGGCCGAATCGTCGAGGCCATCACCAACAGCTCATTCTGGAAGGATTCGGCGATCTTCGTCCTCGAGGATGACGCACAGGCCGGGCCGGATCACGTGGACATGCACCGTTCCATTGCGCTGGTCATCAGCCCGTTCACGATGCGCCTGGCGGTCGACAGCACGCTCTACACGACGTCGGGGATGTTGCGGACGATGGAACTAATCCTCGGCCTGCCTCCGATGAGCAACTACGACGCGGGGGCGACGCCGATGTACAACGCCTTTCAGACGGCGCCGGTCCTGACGCCGTTCAAGGCGAGGCCGGCGCGCATCGACATTCGGGAGAAGAACGCGGTCAACGCGTGGGGGGCAGCGGCCTCAGCGCGGATGTATCTGGCGGAAGCCGACCTGGCTCCGGAACAGGAACTGAACGAGATTATCTGGCGATCGGTGAAGGGCCCGACCAGCGTCATGCCTCCCCCCGTCCGGGCGGCGTTTATCCGCGCCCTGCCACAGTGACGGTGGGCCCTGACGACGACCGGTAGCCTCCCCTAATTACTCCCGGAGTAATTGCGCCCCCGGTAATTACTCCGGGAGTGATTACAGTTCTGTAATTACTCCGGGAGTGATTGGCTTGAAGGAAGAGGCGGGTCGGCGAGCGGGCCCGTACAGAAGAATAGCCCACCGCCTGATCCCCCAACGCTGACGGGCCCCCATCCGTCAACGCCAGAGCCCAAACGGTGGGCCGATGGCTTGATCTTACGCAATCGGAATGCCAGCGGCACGCCGCGCGCCGTCTATGTTTTCAGGCCTGATTCGGAGCGCCACCCGCACGGGTCTTCGACCACCGGTGCGGAATTCCGGCGCCGAGCCTGTCAAGTGCCGAACCTCCGGTAATCGCGCCGTCGCGGCAATTACTCCGGGAGTGATTTCGCCTCCGGTAATCACTCCCGGAGTGATTTCGCCGCCACAATCACTCCGGGAGTGGCCAATTGGGCCGTGCCACGCCGCCACACCTGTTTCAGCCACACGGCGACATCGTCGACCAGCGTGTAGATGAAGGGCAGAATGACGAGGGTCAGAATGGTGGATGTCGTCAGGCCGCCGATGACCGTCCGCGCCAGCGGGTAATAGTAGGCTCCGCCGACGCCGGATGACCCGACCGCCAGCGGCACGAGACCGAGGATGGCCGTCGCCGCGGTCATCAGGATGGGCCGCATCCGTTCCCGGCCTCCCTGCAGGATGGCGTCGGCGCGCGACAGCCCTTCCCGTCGCAACTGGTTGACGTGATCGACCAGCACGATCCCGTTCTTCACGACGATGCCCATCAGGATCAGCAGGCCAATCTGGGACATCAAGCCGAACGGAGTGCCGGTGATGAGGTCGAACCACACGGCGCCAAACAGCGCAAAGGGGATCGAGACGAGAATCGCGATCGGATGCGCGATCGACTCGAACAGCGCCGCCATCACCAGATAGACCAGCGCAAGCGCCAGCAGCATGTTGACCAGCATCTGCTGATTCTGCTGTTCCTGGTCCTGCATGTTCTGTCCAAACGCCCAACTGTAGCCGGCCGGCAGCGCCATGTCGTTCATCGACTTGCGCATCAACTCCTGTGCGGCGCCGAAGTTCTTGCCTTCGTAGGTGCCCCTGACGGTAAGGCGGGTGCGGCGTTCCTCGCGCTCGATGGACTTGGGCCGGCGGACGATGGAGAAGTTCGCGAGCGTGCCGATCGTCTGGCTGCGATCGCCGCCCAGTGTGATGTTCCGGAGGTCGTCGGCCCGCTGCATGTCCTCGCGCCGCAACGACAGCACGACGTTGACTTCCTTGTCGCCGGCGCGGTACTTGCGGAGGCGCGTGCCGCTGAGCATGAACCCAAACGTCTGGGCAAGGTCGCCCGGCGCCAGGTTGTAGCGCGCGGCGCGTTCCCGGTCGAGGGAGACCTGGACCTCTTCGCGCCCCTCTTCGCTCGACGACTTCACGTCCTGCACGTTGGCAATCGCGGCGAGCCTCGCACTCGCGTCGGCCGACAACCGTTCCAGCGTCTTCATGTCGTCGCCGAACAGGCTCACCTCGAAGCTCGTCGTGCTGCCGCCCGCCTGGGCATCCTCGCCGCCGAAACGCAGCCGAACACCGGGCAACTGGGGCAGCCAGCTCCGCAGGGTCTTTCTGAATTCTCTGGCCTCGCGGTCGTTCATGTCCTTCCGGTTGAGCGTGATGGTCGTTTGCGCGGTGTTCTCGCCGTAGTACGAGTAGACCGATTCGAAGCTGATGTCCTGTTCGTGGCGGTAGAGGGCGTCCTCGACCCGGGCGACGCTGGCCTCCGCGTCTTCCTTGAAGTGGAAGTCCTGGAAGTCGTACTGAATGAACAGGCGATCGTTCCGGCCGCCCGTCTCCATGGCCGTTTCGAGGCCCAGCATGAACGGTCCGGCGATGCTCGCCAGCACGAGCAGCGTCGCACCGAACGTGAGCACCCGATGACGGAACGTCCAGGTGATGACCGACGCGTACCGATCAGTGAGCCAGACAATCCAGCGCGGGTTGTGCCAGGGGCGGCGGCTCAGCATCCGGGATCCCATCAGCGGGATCAACGTCAGCGACACGAGCAGCGAGCAGAAAATGGTGAGCGTGATGGCGATGCCGACTTCGGCCAGCCACACCTGGAGTTCGGTCTTCTCTCCGACGATCAACGGCAGGAACACGATCGCGGTCGTCGCCGTCGCGGCCACCACGGCCATCGCGACAGCCGACGTGCCACGAATGGAGGCCTGCTTGGCGTCGGCCGACTTCTCGTGATACCGGAAGATGGATTCAAGCACGACGATGGCGTCATCGACGAGCAGGCCCACCCCCAGCATGAGCCCCATCATCGACAGGATGTTCAGATTCTTGCCGAGGAAGTACAGCACCGTGCAGCTGGCGACGATGGAGATGGGGATTGCGAGGCTGACGATAAACGTCGTGTCCGCGCGGCGTAGAAACAGGTACAGCACGACCACGGCCAGCAGGCCCCCGACGGCGCCGGCTTCGGTCAGTCCGTTGATGCCCTTGAGGATCTCCTCGGCCTGGTCCTGGAACACGAACAGCGTGATGCCCTTCAGTTGGGGATCGGCGGCGATATCGGTCTTGATGAGGCGTGTCACCGCCGACGCCACGTCGACCGTGTTGGCTGTCGGCTCCTTCTGTACGGTCAACGCGACGGCGAACTTCCGATTCAGATGGCGGCCGAAGTCGATCAGGGGCTCTTCGTACGTAATCGCCGCGACATCGCGCAGGCGAATGGGTCCGACGGTCCGGATCTCCGGCATGCCCGTCTGGCCAGCTGCCAGTCCTGCCTGGCGGATCGCGCGCGAGTCACCCGGCGAGACAGGCAGATTCGCAATCGCCTCGAGGTCCTCGAACGCGCCGAACGTCCGCAGGTAGAGCACCTTGTTGGCGTCGACCATTTTGCCGATCGACACGTTCAGGTTGCTGCCCTGCAGTTGCTGCAAGAGGACGCCGACGTCGAGGCGATGGGCCTTGATCCGATCGAGGATGAGCTCGATCTTCACCTCGCGCGGCGACACGCCGTTCAGTTCGACGCGGGCGACACCGGGAATCCGGCGAATGGGATTGATGACCCGCTGCTCCAGCAGATCGTAGTTGCGCGACAGATCGATGCCCGGCGCAGAGACGCGCGCCTCGACCACCGGCATCTGGGCAGTGTTGAATGACTGGACGTTGATCCGTTCGACGTCGGCGGGCAGGTCTTTGCGAACCTGGTCGATCTTCTCGCCCACCTTGAGCCGGATCATGTCCACCGACTGCCCCCAGCTGAACTGGAGCTGCAGCTGGGCCCCATCCGCCCCCGCCGTTGAGGTCAGCTTCTTGACGCCCGATAGCGTCGCGAGCGCGCCTTCGAGCGGCTTGACGATCTGGCGCTCCACCTGGGACGGGCTGGAATTCGGATACGGCACGTCGATCGAAATGGTCGGCACGTCAATCGTCGGCAGAAACGCCAGCGGCAGCCGTGTCATCGCGACCGCGCCCAGGACAACCAGGCTGACAAGCCCCATGAAGATCGTCACGGGCCGGTGGACCGACAGTTCAGCCAGACGCATGGCCCTACTCCTTGCCGGCCGCGGCGGGCGCGATCGTCCTGCGATCCAGGACGAAGTACATCGTCGGAATCACAATCAAGGTCAGCACGGTCGAGACCGCGAGGCCGCCGATCACGGTGACCGCCATGGGGGCGCGGATCTCGGCTCCCTCGCCGAGGCCGAGCGCCATCGGGATCAAACCAAGGATGGCCGTCGCCGTCGTCATCAGAATCGGGCGCAGCCGGACACGCCCGGCCTCGATCAGCGCGTCGTGCGTCGACAGGCCTCCCCGGCGGCGCTGGTTCACGTGGTCAATGAGGACGATGGCGTTCTTCACGACGATCCCGGCCAGCATCACGACGCCAATCAGGACGATGACGCTGACGCGGTGACCGGTCGCCACCAGAGCGGCCACCACACCGACGGCGCCCATGGGAATCGAGAACATGATGATGAGCGGGTGCAGGAGCGACTCAAACTGCGCCGCCATAACGAAGTAGACGAGGAACACCGCGAGGCCAATCGCCAGATACAGGCTGCGGAACGACGTGCCGATCTCGAGATTCTGGCCGCCCATCTTTGCCGACACCCAGCCAGGCAGGTTCGAGGCGGCGACGGTCCGCTCGATGTCGGCGGTGACGCCTCCCAGATCGCGTCCCTGGAGGTTGCCCGAGATGATGACCGCGCGCCGCTGGCCGACGCGGCGGATCTCGCTCGGCCCCGTCGCCAGTTCGGTCGAGGCCACCGCTCTGAGCGGAATGGCGACTCCGTCGCGCCGCTGGACGATCATGCCCACGACGTCGGTGACCTCGTCGCGGGACGCATCCGACGCCCGGACGAGCACATCGATTTCGCGGTCGCCTTCGCTGATCCGGGTGGCCACCTCGCCCTTGACCTTCGTTCGCAGCGTCTGCGACACAGATTCCGGCGTCAACTCCAGGCGCGCCAGTTGATCGGGCTTGAACCGGATACGAACCTCCGGACTGCCCGCCTCCGACGACGAGGTCACGTCGGCCAGGCCCGGGATGCCCTGCAGGCGAACGACGGTCTGGCCGGCCACGCGACGCAGGTTCTCGTAGTCGTCGCCGTAGAGTTCAAGCTCCACCGGCGTCTTGAACGTGAAGAACGACGGCCGGCTGAATGTGCTCGTGCTGTCGGGGAACCGTTCGAGGGTGTTGCGGATCTGTTCGATGCCGGCTTCCTCTCCGATCTTGTCGCTGCGATTGCGCATCAGCACGAGCAGTTCGCCGACGTTTTCTGCGCGCGAGCCCTGGTCGGCACCGCCGAGTCCGCCCCCCGCCGTTGAGAACACGTTGGCCACTCCGGCCACCTGTTTCGCGCGCCGGGCCAGATCAGCGAGCACGCGGTCGGTCGCCTCGATCGGCGTGCCCTCCGGCAGCTTCACCTCGAACGAGAATTCGCCCTGCGACATGGGCGGAATCAGCTCGACGCCCAGGCGGCTGACGCCGGCCATCGACAGTGCGAACAGCAGCGCGGCGGTCCCGAGCACGCTCCAGGGATGCCGCAGGGCACCGGCAATCAGGCGCGGGTACACGCGATAGACCGCCGCCTCGGTCCGTTCGAATGCCTTCAGGAACGGCCACATGATCCAGCCGACCGGCGTGAAGATGAGCGAGGCGAGGCGTCGGGCGCCGCGCACCAGCAGGATGGGAATCGTGTAGAACAGGAACTGCCGGCTCTTCGCCAGGCGCCCGGCCGGCACAGCGGCCGGCTCGAGCGGGACGGCCGCGCCAAACCTGGCGGTCAGCATGGGGATGAGCGTCAGCGAGATCACCAGCGACGCGAGGATCGAGATCGACACGGTCAGCGCCTGGTCCTTGAACAGTTGGCCGCCGACGCCCTCGACGAACACGATCGGCAGGAACACCGCCACCGTCGTCAGCGTCGACGCCACCACCGCACCCTGCACTTCGCCAGTGCCGTCGATGGCCGCCTGGAGGACGCTCTTCCCCGCCTCGCGATGCCGCGCGATGACCTCCAGCACGACAATCGAATCGTCGACGAGCAGCCCGATACCGAGCGCCAGTCCGCCGAGCGACATGATGTTCAGCGACAATCCCATCTGGTGCATGATGATGAAGGTCGCGACCACCGAAATCGGAATGGACAGCGCGATGACCGCCGTGCTGCGCGCCTCCCGCAGGAAGAAGAAGATGACGAGGATGGCGAGCAGGCCTCCCTGCCAGCCGTTGTTCACCACCTCGCTGATCGCGCCTTCGATGAAGGTGGACTGGTCGAAGATGGTCGCCAGCGTCATCCCGGCGGGCAGCGTCTTCTGAATGCGCGCCAGTCTGGCCTTGACTGCCCGCGCGACCGCGACGGTGTTCGCATCGCCTTCCTTGTAGATGTTCAGGCTGACGGATTCCTGGCCGTTGATGCGCGCGATGACCTCGCGATCCTTGTGGCCCCATGCGACGTCGGCCACATCGTGCATGACGACCTGGCGGCCGCCAACCTCGCGCACGATCGTCTTTGCCACGTCCTCGACGGTCTGGAACTCGTTGAGCGTCCGTACGAGGTAGCGGGCTTCGTGCTCGTAGATGCTGCCGCCCGCCAGGTTGACGTTGTTGCGGGCCAGTGCGGCCATCACGTCCTGCACGGTCAGGCCGAACGACGACAACCGCGATTCGTCCACCCGGACCTCGATCTGGCGTTCGAGCCCGCCTTCGACCTTGACCGACGCGAGGCCGTCAATCGACTCGAGGTCCTTCTTGACCTGGTCCTCGGCAATCCGACGCACCATCGCCAGGTCGCCTGTGCCAGACACACCAAGCCGCAGAATCGGGTCGCTCGACGGATCAAACCGCAGGATCGCAGGCTTCTGCGCGTCGCGCGGCAGCGTCACCAGGTCGAGCTTCTCGCGCGCGTCGAGCGTCGCGAGATCCATGTTGGTCTTCCAGGCGAACTCGAGCGTGACCTGCGACAACCCCGAACGCGAGCGGCTCGTCAGCCGCTGCACGCCCGAAATCACGCCAACCGCCTCTTCGACGGGCCTGCTGACCAGGCTCTCGACTTCGGACGGCGCCGCCCCGGGGTACTTGGTTTCGATGGTCAGTGTCGGATAGGAAATCTCCGGCAGCAGGTTGACCGGCAGCCGCGAAAACGACACCACGCCGAAGATGGCGACCGCCAC comes from Acidobacteriota bacterium and encodes:
- a CDS encoding TRAP transporter large permease subunit, which codes for MLTAFFKRTEQGVLVSALGLACVLPLIDIVGRLFGGGLHIPGKDAYVSHLTLWLAFVGGLAATTQAKHLTLSTSEFFGEGLARNLSRLFAFSVAAAVVGILAFSSWDVVMATRGAEDKVLPIGLPEWISLLVMPTALALAALVFAWKASDQWWGRAVAFTTIPAAFAIGLLPPAAATYVWPLVFVVLLATLLGAPVFVAMGGIALVLFFREGVPVSLVSSKVYQLISSPTLPAIPLLTAAGYVLAESTAAERLVRFFRAIFGWMPGGIAVMVAAVCALFTTFTGGSGVTIIALGGLVYPILRKDGYSEGFSLGLVTASGSLGLLFPPSLPVILYSVVASTRDQPVPADQLYLAGLLPGLLLVVITAAYGIVIGRRVERVKQPFSLREVAAASWGAKWELMLPVVIVALFVTGFATMLEAAAAALAYAIIVECFITRDIHIFKALPEVLLKAAALMGAVLILLSVAMGLTGYLVDAQIPDLLLDWVKTNIHSQVMFLLALNVLLLVLGSVLEIYSAIIILAPIIAPMGAAFGVDPLHLGVIFLANLELGFLFPPVGLNLFLASSRFNKPLTSLYRHVVPFLIITGIGVLLITYTDSMSLGVLRLLGKR
- a CDS encoding beta-propeller fold lactonase family protein, which translates into the protein MRSRHFLALALASAVLVVSGVVSVAQKGPAAPEWPGSLGKGVTLLPNGWKIAPAGKHMAVGDLPLAMVESPDGNYLVVTNNGYAKPTLTVVDLKRAYVSSRTTLEHAWLGLAWHPDKRRVFSSAAGQTAVTELYWTPGKLAPGSLFALGRDTQRPQPGINRPEPVEQSFVGGIAIAPDGRTLYAVHVLGEALTMLDLKAGLVRRTVDVGAEPYTCVVSADGKFVYVSVWGGAKILVFDAATLDPRGEIRVGEHPNAMVFSKDGQRLFVACANTNAVWVIDVASKSVKEQVSVALFPDAPPGATPNGLGLSPDGNRLLVANADNNAVAVINTSDPQRSAVEGFIPTGWYPTAAMFSQDGARIYILSGKGLASLANPRGSHPGVPGFGDGQYSGAMLQGSLSIVPVPDQATLQAMTKSVYSLTPFTSASILAPASAPVASPIPKKVGDVSPIKHVFYIIRENRTYDQILGDLERGNGDPNLALFGEDVTPNAHALAREFVVLDNFYVDAQVSYDGHAFSTGAYATDFVNKIWPTNYGGRGARYLSEGGGKMRNAFGNVTAPLNGYIWDAVTRKGLSVRSYGEFVERGAEPEQEKDTGIGEVKATVPGLKGLVHPNYPPYDLTIPDSKRADIWLEEFTRFDKSGTLASLTIIRLPNDHTAGTRAGYPTPRAMVAENDVALGRIVEAITNSSFWKDSAIFVLEDDAQAGPDHVDMHRSIALVISPFTMRLAVDSTLYTTSGMLRTMELILGLPPMSNYDAGATPMYNAFQTAPVLTPFKARPARIDIREKNAVNAWGAAASARMYLAEADLAPEQELNEIIWRSVKGPTSVMPPPVRAAFIRALPQ
- a CDS encoding efflux RND transporter permease subunit — encoded protein: MRLAELSVHRPVTIFMGLVSLVVLGAVAMTRLPLAFLPTIDVPTISIDVPYPNSSPSQVERQIVKPLEGALATLSGVKKLTSTAGADGAQLQLQFSWGQSVDMIRLKVGEKIDQVRKDLPADVERINVQSFNTAQMPVVEARVSAPGIDLSRNYDLLEQRVINPIRRIPGVARVELNGVSPREVKIELILDRIKAHRLDVGVLLQQLQGSNLNVSIGKMVDANKVLYLRTFGAFEDLEAIANLPVSPGDSRAIRQAGLAAGQTGMPEIRTVGPIRLRDVAAITYEEPLIDFGRHLNRKFAVALTVQKEPTANTVDVASAVTRLIKTDIAADPQLKGITLFVFQDQAEEILKGINGLTEAGAVGGLLAVVVLYLFLRRADTTFIVSLAIPISIVASCTVLYFLGKNLNILSMMGLMLGVGLLVDDAIVVLESIFRYHEKSADAKQASIRGTSAVAMAVVAATATTAIVFLPLIVGEKTELQVWLAEVGIAITLTIFCSLLVSLTLIPLMGSRMLSRRPWHNPRWIVWLTDRYASVITWTFRHRVLTFGATLLVLASIAGPFMLGLETAMETGGRNDRLFIQYDFQDFHFKEDAEASVARVEDALYRHEQDISFESVYSYYGENTAQTTITLNRKDMNDREAREFRKTLRSWLPQLPGVRLRFGGEDAQAGGSTTSFEVSLFGDDMKTLERLSADASARLAAIANVQDVKSSSEEGREEVQVSLDRERAARYNLAPGDLAQTFGFMLSGTRLRKYRAGDKEVNVVLSLRREDMQRADDLRNITLGGDRSQTIGTLANFSIVRRPKSIEREERRTRLTVRGTYEGKNFGAAQELMRKSMNDMALPAGYSWAFGQNMQDQEQQNQQMLVNMLLALALVYLVMAALFESIAHPIAILVSIPFALFGAVWFDLITGTPFGLMSQIGLLILMGIVVKNGIVLVDHVNQLRREGLSRADAILQGGRERMRPILMTAATAILGLVPLAVGSSGVGGAYYYPLARTVIGGLTTSTILTLVILPFIYTLVDDVAVWLKQVWRRGTAQLATPGVIVAAKSLRE
- a CDS encoding efflux RND transporter permease subunit, producing the protein MSLVTLSVRRPVAVGMLVVAVAIFGVVSFSRLPVNLLPEISYPTLTIETKYPGAAPSEVESLVSRPVEEAVGVISGVQRLTSRSRSGLSQVTLEFAWKTNMDLATLDAREKLDLVTLPRDAQKPAILRFDPSSDPILRLGVSGTGDLAMVRRIAEDQVKKDLESIDGLASVKVEGGLERQIEVRVDESRLSSFGLTVQDVMAALARNNVNLAGGSIYEHEARYLVRTLNEFQTVEDVAKTIVREVGGRQVVMHDVADVAWGHKDREVIARINGQESVSLNIYKEGDANTVAVARAVKARLARIQKTLPAGMTLATIFDQSTFIEGAISEVVNNGWQGGLLAILVIFFFLREARSTAVIALSIPISVVATFIIMHQMGLSLNIMSLGGLALGIGLLVDDSIVVLEVIARHREAGKSVLQAAIDGTGEVQGAVVASTLTTVAVFLPIVFVEGVGGQLFKDQALTVSISILASLVISLTLIPMLTARFGAAVPLEPAAVPAGRLAKSRQFLFYTIPILLVRGARRLASLIFTPVGWIMWPFLKAFERTEAAVYRVYPRLIAGALRHPWSVLGTAALLFALSMAGVSRLGVELIPPMSQGEFSFEVKLPEGTPIEATDRVLADLARRAKQVAGVANVFSTAGGGLGGADQGSRAENVGELLVLMRNRSDKIGEEAGIEQIRNTLERFPDSTSTFSRPSFFTFKTPVELELYGDDYENLRRVAGQTVVRLQGIPGLADVTSSSEAGSPEVRIRFKPDQLARLELTPESVSQTLRTKVKGEVATRISEGDREIDVLVRASDASRDEVTDVVGMIVQRRDGVAIPLRAVASTELATGPSEIRRVGQRRAVIISGNLQGRDLGGVTADIERTVAASNLPGWVSAKMGGQNLEIGTSFRSLYLAIGLAVFLVYFVMAAQFESLLHPLIIMFSIPMGAVGVVAALVATGHRVSVIVLIGVVMLAGIVVKNAIVLIDHVNQRRRGGLSTHDALIEAGRVRLRPILMTTATAILGLIPMALGLGEGAEIRAPMAVTVIGGLAVSTVLTLIVIPTMYFVLDRRTIAPAAAGKE